A single genomic interval of Drosophila virilis strain 15010-1051.87 chromosome 2, Dvir_AGI_RSII-ME, whole genome shotgun sequence harbors:
- the LOC6631280 gene encoding cytosolic carboxypeptidase 6 isoform X1, with amino-acid sequence MGDSDSEDSDGEGGLGNVSRVIIRPPGQSGKAKRGHLCFDAAFETGNLGKAELVGEFEYDLFLRPDTCNPRYRFWFNFTVDNVKQDQRVLFNIVNISKSRNLFNCGLTPLVKSSSRPKWQRLPKRHVFFYRSAMHQGHYVLSFGFNFDKEEDVYMFALALPYSYSRLQSYLNVIEARQGPEKRFTRSVLVKSLQNRNVDLLTVDQVTHSQRPTNRLERSFIRVIVILCRTHSSEAPASHVCQGFIEFLVGNHPIAQVLREHFVFKIVPMVNPDGVFLGNNRCNLMGQDMNRNWHVASEYTQPELHAIRNMLKELDNSDTYQIDFVIDLHANSSMQGCFIYGNTYEDVYRYERHLVFPRLFASNAKDYIAEHTMFNADERKAGSVRRYCCERLSDTVNAYTLEVSMAGHYLRDGKTIALYNEDGYHRVGRNVARTLLQYYRFINVLAVPLVSEMRLQGKRRGRPRTHHSRSRSRTRYEVKPRPKTTRCHAPIAYTNLSICYDSAGGGGVSSDEGGFSPTRPPIPIAPGSSCFSGYRNHRRAVTASCAHHDQYSLGLSEPGACSRRKRAAAAGPLTIELGAPTLGVSVPPKPYLSIIDLNQLTRGSLKLKASSFDADDRR; translated from the exons ATGGGTGACTCAG ATAGCGAGGACAGCGACGGTGAGGGTGGTTTGGGCAATGTGTCGCGCGTGATCATACGTCCGCCCGGACAGAGCGGCAAGGCTAAGCGCGGACATTTGTGTTTCGATGCGGCCTTTGAGACTGGAAATCTGGGCAAGGCGGAGCTGGTGGGCGAGTTCGAGTACGATTTGTTTCTGCGTCCAGACACTTGCAATCCGCGCTATCGCTTTTGGTTTAATTTTACCGTCGATAATGTGAAACAGGATCAGCGTGTGCTGTTCAACATTGTGAACATCAGCAAGAGCCGCAATCTGTTTAACTGCGGCCTCACGCCACTTGTGAAGTCCTCCAGCCGGCCCAAATGGCAGCGTTTGCCCAAACGCCACGTCTTCTTCTATCGCTCGGCCATGCATCAGGGTCACTATGTGCTCAGTTTTGGCTTTAACTTTGACAAGGAGGAGGATGTGTATATGTTCGCCCTGGCCCTGCCGTACAGCTACTCCCGCTTGCAGTCCTATTTGAATGTGATCGAGGCACGCCAGGGACCCGAAAAGCGTTTCACGCGCTCCGTTCTGGTCAAATCTCTG caaAATCGCAATGTGGATCTGCTGACAGTGGATCAGGTGACGCACAGCCAGCGTCCGACGAATCGCCTGGAGCGTAGCTTCATACGCGTTATTGTCATACTCTGTAGAACGCACTCGAGCGAGGCGCCTGCTTCTCATGTTTGCCAGGGCTTCATCGAATTTCTGGTGGGCAATCATCCCATTGCGCAAGTGCTGCGCGAGCATttcgtatttaaaattgtgcCAATGGTCAATCCGGATGGTGTCTTCCTGGGCAACAATCGCTGCAATCTGATGGGCCAGGATATGAATCGCAATTGGCATGTGGCGTCCGAGTATACGCAGCCGGAGTTGCACGCCATCAGAAATATGCTAAAAGAGTTGGATAATTCGGAT ACATATCAGATTGACTTTGTGATCGATCTGCACGCGAACAGCAGCATGCAGGGCTGCTTCATCTATGGCAACACATACGAGGATGTCTATCGCTATGAGCGGCATCTGGTATTCCCACGGCTCTTTGCCAGCAATGCCAAGGATTATATCGCCGAGCATACCATGTTCAATGCGGATGAACGCAAGGCGGGCAGCGTTAGGCGCTACTGCTGCGAGCGTCTCAGCGACACGGTGAATGCGTACACCCTGGAGGTGTCCATGGCGGGTCACTATCTGCGCGACGGCAAGACCATTGCGCTCTACAACGAGGATGGAT ATCATCGCGTTGGACGCAATGTGGCACGCACTCTGCTGCAATACTATCGCTTCATCAATGTGCTGGCCGTGCCGCTGGTGTCGGAGATGCGTCTGCAGGGCAAGCGACGCGGCAGACCGCGTACGCATCATTCGCGCTCCCGTTCCAGGACACGCTACGAGGTGAAGCCGAGGCCAAAGACGACACGCTGTCATGCGCCCATTGCGTACACTAATCTAAGCATTTGCTATGACTCAgccggcggcggtggcgtCTCCTCTGACGAGGGCGGCTTCTCACCCACGCGACCCCCCATACCCATTGCgcccggcagcagctgcttcagCGGCTATCGCAATCACCGGCGCGCTGTAACCGCCAGCTGTGCCCACCACGATCAGTATTCTCTTGGCTTGAGCGAACCGGGCGCGTGCAGTCGCCGCAAGCGAGCCGCCGCCGCTGGCCCTCTCACCATAGAGCTGGGCGCGCCCACGTTGGGCGTCAGTGTGCCGCCCAAGCCGTACCTGTCCATTATCGATCTGAATCAGCTGACCCGCGGCAGCCTAAAACTGAAGGCGAGCAGCTTTGATGCCGACGATCGGCGCTAG
- the LOC6631280 gene encoding cytosolic carboxypeptidase 6 isoform X2: MLGIACDPLQHTSMYERGSDDSEDSDGEGGLGNVSRVIIRPPGQSGKAKRGHLCFDAAFETGNLGKAELVGEFEYDLFLRPDTCNPRYRFWFNFTVDNVKQDQRVLFNIVNISKSRNLFNCGLTPLVKSSSRPKWQRLPKRHVFFYRSAMHQGHYVLSFGFNFDKEEDVYMFALALPYSYSRLQSYLNVIEARQGPEKRFTRSVLVKSLQNRNVDLLTVDQVTHSQRPTNRLERSFIRVIVILCRTHSSEAPASHVCQGFIEFLVGNHPIAQVLREHFVFKIVPMVNPDGVFLGNNRCNLMGQDMNRNWHVASEYTQPELHAIRNMLKELDNSDTYQIDFVIDLHANSSMQGCFIYGNTYEDVYRYERHLVFPRLFASNAKDYIAEHTMFNADERKAGSVRRYCCERLSDTVNAYTLEVSMAGHYLRDGKTIALYNEDGYHRVGRNVARTLLQYYRFINVLAVPLVSEMRLQGKRRGRPRTHHSRSRSRTRYEVKPRPKTTRCHAPIAYTNLSICYDSAGGGGVSSDEGGFSPTRPPIPIAPGSSCFSGYRNHRRAVTASCAHHDQYSLGLSEPGACSRRKRAAAAGPLTIELGAPTLGVSVPPKPYLSIIDLNQLTRGSLKLKASSFDADDRR; the protein is encoded by the exons ATGCTGGGCATAGCTTGTGATCCGTTGCAGCATACGAGCATGTATGAGCGCGGCTCGGATG ATAGCGAGGACAGCGACGGTGAGGGTGGTTTGGGCAATGTGTCGCGCGTGATCATACGTCCGCCCGGACAGAGCGGCAAGGCTAAGCGCGGACATTTGTGTTTCGATGCGGCCTTTGAGACTGGAAATCTGGGCAAGGCGGAGCTGGTGGGCGAGTTCGAGTACGATTTGTTTCTGCGTCCAGACACTTGCAATCCGCGCTATCGCTTTTGGTTTAATTTTACCGTCGATAATGTGAAACAGGATCAGCGTGTGCTGTTCAACATTGTGAACATCAGCAAGAGCCGCAATCTGTTTAACTGCGGCCTCACGCCACTTGTGAAGTCCTCCAGCCGGCCCAAATGGCAGCGTTTGCCCAAACGCCACGTCTTCTTCTATCGCTCGGCCATGCATCAGGGTCACTATGTGCTCAGTTTTGGCTTTAACTTTGACAAGGAGGAGGATGTGTATATGTTCGCCCTGGCCCTGCCGTACAGCTACTCCCGCTTGCAGTCCTATTTGAATGTGATCGAGGCACGCCAGGGACCCGAAAAGCGTTTCACGCGCTCCGTTCTGGTCAAATCTCTG caaAATCGCAATGTGGATCTGCTGACAGTGGATCAGGTGACGCACAGCCAGCGTCCGACGAATCGCCTGGAGCGTAGCTTCATACGCGTTATTGTCATACTCTGTAGAACGCACTCGAGCGAGGCGCCTGCTTCTCATGTTTGCCAGGGCTTCATCGAATTTCTGGTGGGCAATCATCCCATTGCGCAAGTGCTGCGCGAGCATttcgtatttaaaattgtgcCAATGGTCAATCCGGATGGTGTCTTCCTGGGCAACAATCGCTGCAATCTGATGGGCCAGGATATGAATCGCAATTGGCATGTGGCGTCCGAGTATACGCAGCCGGAGTTGCACGCCATCAGAAATATGCTAAAAGAGTTGGATAATTCGGAT ACATATCAGATTGACTTTGTGATCGATCTGCACGCGAACAGCAGCATGCAGGGCTGCTTCATCTATGGCAACACATACGAGGATGTCTATCGCTATGAGCGGCATCTGGTATTCCCACGGCTCTTTGCCAGCAATGCCAAGGATTATATCGCCGAGCATACCATGTTCAATGCGGATGAACGCAAGGCGGGCAGCGTTAGGCGCTACTGCTGCGAGCGTCTCAGCGACACGGTGAATGCGTACACCCTGGAGGTGTCCATGGCGGGTCACTATCTGCGCGACGGCAAGACCATTGCGCTCTACAACGAGGATGGAT ATCATCGCGTTGGACGCAATGTGGCACGCACTCTGCTGCAATACTATCGCTTCATCAATGTGCTGGCCGTGCCGCTGGTGTCGGAGATGCGTCTGCAGGGCAAGCGACGCGGCAGACCGCGTACGCATCATTCGCGCTCCCGTTCCAGGACACGCTACGAGGTGAAGCCGAGGCCAAAGACGACACGCTGTCATGCGCCCATTGCGTACACTAATCTAAGCATTTGCTATGACTCAgccggcggcggtggcgtCTCCTCTGACGAGGGCGGCTTCTCACCCACGCGACCCCCCATACCCATTGCgcccggcagcagctgcttcagCGGCTATCGCAATCACCGGCGCGCTGTAACCGCCAGCTGTGCCCACCACGATCAGTATTCTCTTGGCTTGAGCGAACCGGGCGCGTGCAGTCGCCGCAAGCGAGCCGCCGCCGCTGGCCCTCTCACCATAGAGCTGGGCGCGCCCACGTTGGGCGTCAGTGTGCCGCCCAAGCCGTACCTGTCCATTATCGATCTGAATCAGCTGACCCGCGGCAGCCTAAAACTGAAGGCGAGCAGCTTTGATGCCGACGATCGGCGCTAG
- the LOC6631279 gene encoding phosphoribosyl pyrophosphate synthase-associated protein 2 isoform X6 — protein sequence MSKRRLGSVRPPKRCRSDMDNISTSDIVIINGNSHPDLANSVAERMGIKNGGCSVFHKSNRETIVEISDSVRGKDIYIIQTGTKDANNNIMELLIMAYACKTSSARSIVGVIPYLPYSKQCKMRKRGCIVSKLLAKMMCTSGLTHIITMDLHQKEIQGFFDIPVDNLRASPFLLQYIQESIPDYRNSVIVARNPGVAKKANSYAERLRLGLAVIHGEQKEAESDEVDGRYSPPPTRNSTPQHAPSSSRQRTTSVSVGVPEHPVKVKPPLTIVGDVNGRIAIMVDDLIDDVQAFVAAAEMLKDNGACKIYVLATHGLLSSDAPRLLEESVIDEIVVTNTIPHEVQKLQCNKIKTIDISILIAEAIRRIHNKESMSYLFRNVTLED from the exons ATGTCCAAGCGCAG ATTAGGCAGCGTACGCCCACCGAAGCGTTGCAGAAGCGACATGGACAATATCTCGACCTCGGACATTGTCATCATCAATGGCAACTCGCATCCGGATCTGGCCAATTCGGTGGCCGAGCGCATGGGTATCAAGAACGGCGGCTGCTCGGTGTTTCACAAATCGAATCGGGAGACCATCGTTGAGATAAGCGACTCGGTGCGCGGCAAGGATATTTACATTATACAAACAGGCACCAA agatgccaacaacaatatcatGGAGCTGCTCATTATGGCCTATGCCTGCAAAACTTCCTCGGCTCGCTCTATTGTCGGTGTCATACCCTATTTGCCGTACTCGAAACAGTGCAAGATGCGTAAACGCGGTTGCATTGTGTCCAAGCTGCTGGCCAAAATGATGTGCACCTCAGGACTCACGCACATCATAACCATGGATCTGCATCAGAAGGAAATACAAGGCTTCTTCGATATACCGGTTGATAATTTGCGCGCCTCGCCCTTTTTGCTGCAGTATATACAGGAGAGC ATACCCGACTACCGCAACTCGGTGATTGTGGCACGCAATCCGGGGGTTGCCAAAAAGGCTAATTCGTATGCGGAACGGTTGCGCCTCGGCCTGGCTGTCATACACGGCGAACAGAAGGAGGCTGAGAGCGATGAAGTCGACGGCAGATACTCGCCACCGCCCACCAG AAACTCTACTCCACAACATGCACCCAGTAGTAGCCGCCAGCGCACCACCTCCGTATCGGTGGGTGTGCCGGAGCATCCGGTCAAAGTCAAGCCGCCGCTCACAATTGTGGGCGATGTGAATGGACGCATTGCCATTATGGTG GACGATCTGATCGATGATGTGCAAGCGTTTGTGGCCGCCGCCGAAATGCTAAAGGATAATGGTGCCTGCAAAATATACGTACTGGCCACGCACGGTCTGCTCAGCTCAGATGCGCCCCGTCTGCTCGAGGAGTCGGTCATAGATGAG ATTGTTGTCACCAATACCATTCCACATGAGGTACAGAAGTTGCAATGCAACAAGATAAAGACTATTGATATATCGATACTGATCGCTGAGGCCATACGCCGCATACACAACAAGGAGTCAATGTCGTATCTGTTTCGTAATGTAACGCTAGAGGATTGA
- the LOC6631279 gene encoding phosphoribosyl pyrophosphate synthase-associated protein 2 isoform X2 has product MSKRRLGSVRPPKRCRSDMDNISTSDIVIINGNSHPDLANSVAERMGIKNGGCSVFHKSNRETIVEISDSVRGKDIYIIQTGTKDANNNIMELLIMAYACKTSSARSIVGVIPYLPYSKQCKMRKRGCIVSKLLAKMMCTSGLTHIITMDLHQKEIQGFFDIPVDNLRASPFLLQYIQESIPDYRNSVIVARNPGVAKKANSYAERLRLGLAVIHGEQKEAESDEVDGRYSPPPTRAYCNILGNSVEMCIPSASRNSTPQHAPSSSRQRTTSVSVGVPEHPVKVKPPLTIVGDVNGRIAIMVDDLIDDVQAFVAAAEMLKDNGACKIYVLATHGLLSSDAPRLLEESVIDEIVVTNTIPHEVQKLQCNKIKTIDISILIAEAIRRIHNKESMSYLFRNVTLED; this is encoded by the exons ATGTCCAAGCGCAG ATTAGGCAGCGTACGCCCACCGAAGCGTTGCAGAAGCGACATGGACAATATCTCGACCTCGGACATTGTCATCATCAATGGCAACTCGCATCCGGATCTGGCCAATTCGGTGGCCGAGCGCATGGGTATCAAGAACGGCGGCTGCTCGGTGTTTCACAAATCGAATCGGGAGACCATCGTTGAGATAAGCGACTCGGTGCGCGGCAAGGATATTTACATTATACAAACAGGCACCAA agatgccaacaacaatatcatGGAGCTGCTCATTATGGCCTATGCCTGCAAAACTTCCTCGGCTCGCTCTATTGTCGGTGTCATACCCTATTTGCCGTACTCGAAACAGTGCAAGATGCGTAAACGCGGTTGCATTGTGTCCAAGCTGCTGGCCAAAATGATGTGCACCTCAGGACTCACGCACATCATAACCATGGATCTGCATCAGAAGGAAATACAAGGCTTCTTCGATATACCGGTTGATAATTTGCGCGCCTCGCCCTTTTTGCTGCAGTATATACAGGAGAGC ATACCCGACTACCGCAACTCGGTGATTGTGGCACGCAATCCGGGGGTTGCCAAAAAGGCTAATTCGTATGCGGAACGGTTGCGCCTCGGCCTGGCTGTCATACACGGCGAACAGAAGGAGGCTGAGAGCGATGAAGTCGACGGCAGATACTCGCCACCGCCCACCAG GGCGTATTGCAATATATTAGGAAATTCTGTTGAAATGTGCATACCATCGGCGTCTAg AAACTCTACTCCACAACATGCACCCAGTAGTAGCCGCCAGCGCACCACCTCCGTATCGGTGGGTGTGCCGGAGCATCCGGTCAAAGTCAAGCCGCCGCTCACAATTGTGGGCGATGTGAATGGACGCATTGCCATTATGGTG GACGATCTGATCGATGATGTGCAAGCGTTTGTGGCCGCCGCCGAAATGCTAAAGGATAATGGTGCCTGCAAAATATACGTACTGGCCACGCACGGTCTGCTCAGCTCAGATGCGCCCCGTCTGCTCGAGGAGTCGGTCATAGATGAG ATTGTTGTCACCAATACCATTCCACATGAGGTACAGAAGTTGCAATGCAACAAGATAAAGACTATTGATATATCGATACTGATCGCTGAGGCCATACGCCGCATACACAACAAGGAGTCAATGTCGTATCTGTTTCGTAATGTAACGCTAGAGGATTGA
- the LOC6631279 gene encoding phosphoribosyl pyrophosphate synthase-associated protein 2 isoform X5: MDNISTSDIVIINGNSHPDLANSVAERMGIKNGGCSVFHKSNRETIVEISDSVRGKDIYIIQTGTKDANNNIMELLIMAYACKTSSARSIVGVIPYLPYSKQCKMRKRGCIVSKLLAKMMCTSGLTHIITMDLHQKEIQGFFDIPVDNLRASPFLLQYIQESIPDYRNSVIVARNPGVAKKANSYAERLRLGLAVIHGEQKEAESDEVDGRYSPPPTRAYCNILGNSVEMCIPSASRNSTPQHAPSSSRQRTTSVSVGVPEHPVKVKPPLTIVGDVNGRIAIMVDDLIDDVQAFVAAAEMLKDNGACKIYVLATHGLLSSDAPRLLEESVIDEIVVTNTIPHEVQKLQCNKIKTIDISILIAEAIRRIHNKESMSYLFRNVTLED; this comes from the exons ATGGACAATATCTCGACCTCGGACATTGTCATCATCAATGGCAACTCGCATCCGGATCTGGCCAATTCGGTGGCCGAGCGCATGGGTATCAAGAACGGCGGCTGCTCGGTGTTTCACAAATCGAATCGGGAGACCATCGTTGAGATAAGCGACTCGGTGCGCGGCAAGGATATTTACATTATACAAACAGGCACCAA agatgccaacaacaatatcatGGAGCTGCTCATTATGGCCTATGCCTGCAAAACTTCCTCGGCTCGCTCTATTGTCGGTGTCATACCCTATTTGCCGTACTCGAAACAGTGCAAGATGCGTAAACGCGGTTGCATTGTGTCCAAGCTGCTGGCCAAAATGATGTGCACCTCAGGACTCACGCACATCATAACCATGGATCTGCATCAGAAGGAAATACAAGGCTTCTTCGATATACCGGTTGATAATTTGCGCGCCTCGCCCTTTTTGCTGCAGTATATACAGGAGAGC ATACCCGACTACCGCAACTCGGTGATTGTGGCACGCAATCCGGGGGTTGCCAAAAAGGCTAATTCGTATGCGGAACGGTTGCGCCTCGGCCTGGCTGTCATACACGGCGAACAGAAGGAGGCTGAGAGCGATGAAGTCGACGGCAGATACTCGCCACCGCCCACCAG GGCGTATTGCAATATATTAGGAAATTCTGTTGAAATGTGCATACCATCGGCGTCTAg AAACTCTACTCCACAACATGCACCCAGTAGTAGCCGCCAGCGCACCACCTCCGTATCGGTGGGTGTGCCGGAGCATCCGGTCAAAGTCAAGCCGCCGCTCACAATTGTGGGCGATGTGAATGGACGCATTGCCATTATGGTG GACGATCTGATCGATGATGTGCAAGCGTTTGTGGCCGCCGCCGAAATGCTAAAGGATAATGGTGCCTGCAAAATATACGTACTGGCCACGCACGGTCTGCTCAGCTCAGATGCGCCCCGTCTGCTCGAGGAGTCGGTCATAGATGAG ATTGTTGTCACCAATACCATTCCACATGAGGTACAGAAGTTGCAATGCAACAAGATAAAGACTATTGATATATCGATACTGATCGCTGAGGCCATACGCCGCATACACAACAAGGAGTCAATGTCGTATCTGTTTCGTAATGTAACGCTAGAGGATTGA